A genomic segment from Paenibacillus sp. FSL K6-1096 encodes:
- a CDS encoding glycoside hydrolase family 43 protein, which yields MMKKLLGIALAGLLASALYSPVSFADNPVVQTIYTADPAPLVYNDTVYLYTGHDEDNSTYYTMNEWRVYSSKDMVNWTDHGSPLSYKAFSWSSGEAWASQVIERNGKFYFYVTAKSTSLGRPAIGVAVSNSPTGPFVDAIGKPLVSSSWGDIDPTVYIDSDGQAYLYWGNPTLKYVKLNPDMISYNQSTGIVQVPMTTESFGVRNGNADRPTLYEEGPWFYKRGSLYYMIYAASGIPENIAYSTSSSPTGPWKYRGIIMPTQGGSFTNHPGIIDFKGRSYFFYHNGALPGGGGFTRSVAVEQFTYNADGSFPVINMTTAGPQAITTLNPYVRTQAETSAWAAGVETETTTDTDGGLNVGYIENGDYLKIKNVNFGAGAAAFEARVASAGSGGNIELRLDSPTGTLIGTCAVQNTGGWQTWATKTCTVSGASGTHDLYLKFTGGSGYLFNVNWWKFSAS from the coding sequence ATGATGAAAAAGCTTCTAGGCATCGCCCTGGCAGGCTTATTAGCATCGGCGCTCTATTCGCCCGTATCGTTCGCCGATAACCCGGTGGTCCAGACCATCTATACGGCGGACCCTGCTCCGCTGGTGTACAATGACACGGTCTACCTGTATACCGGACATGACGAGGACAACTCCACCTACTACACGATGAATGAATGGAGGGTCTACTCCTCCAAGGACATGGTGAACTGGACGGATCACGGGTCGCCGCTGTCCTACAAGGCCTTCAGCTGGTCGAGCGGAGAGGCCTGGGCCAGCCAGGTGATCGAGCGCAACGGCAAATTCTACTTCTATGTGACCGCCAAAAGCACCTCGCTTGGCCGGCCCGCCATTGGCGTCGCCGTCTCCAACAGCCCGACGGGACCATTCGTTGACGCCATCGGCAAACCGCTGGTCTCCAGCAGCTGGGGCGACATTGACCCGACAGTCTATATAGACAGTGACGGCCAGGCTTATCTCTATTGGGGCAATCCCACACTGAAATATGTGAAGCTCAACCCCGATATGATCTCCTACAACCAGAGCACCGGGATTGTCCAGGTGCCGATGACCACGGAGAGCTTCGGCGTACGTAACGGCAACGCTGACCGGCCAACCCTCTACGAGGAAGGCCCATGGTTCTATAAGCGCGGCAGCTTATACTACATGATCTATGCGGCAAGCGGCATTCCCGAGAATATCGCTTACTCTACCAGTTCATCGCCCACCGGACCGTGGAAGTACCGGGGAATCATTATGCCCACGCAAGGCGGCAGCTTCACGAATCATCCCGGCATTATTGATTTCAAGGGACGCTCTTATTTCTTTTATCACAATGGCGCACTGCCGGGAGGCGGGGGCTTCACCCGGTCGGTCGCCGTCGAACAATTCACCTACAACGCGGACGGCAGCTTCCCGGTCATCAATATGACCACCGCCGGTCCGCAAGCAATCACGACCCTCAATCCCTATGTCAGAACACAGGCCGAGACGAGCGCTTGGGCAGCAGGGGTCGAGACCGAGACCACCACAGACACAGATGGTGGATTAAATGTAGGCTATATCGAGAACGGCGATTATCTTAAAATCAAAAACGTGAACTTCGGGGCTGGAGCGGCAGCCTTCGAGGCACGGGTAGCATCGGCAGGTAGCGGCGGAAATATTGAACTGCGGCTGGACAGCCCCACCGGAACCTTGATCGGTACCTGTGCGGTCCAGAATACCGGCGGCTGGCAGACCTGGGCGACCAAGACCTGCACGGTCAGCGGAGCAAGCGGCACGCACGACCTCTACCTGAAATTCACGGGCGGCAGCGGATATCTGTTCAATGTCAACTGGTGGAAATTCAGCGCCAGCTAA
- the dnaI gene encoding primosomal protein DnaI, protein MESTGDVLRSMNNPALRQRSRDLEQKLLNDPLVKQLQAEHPELDESRLRLHLSRLYQYVEEDKHCRSCPGLANCPNDFQGHYSKLTVETVNGVPDLYERKTPCELKIAQDTQDNIRKRIRSFYVDERVLNGGYDEMDIMGKDPRRASAVNKIFDYIAAVRAEGLTSQGIYLQGSFGTGKTFLMCYLLHELAISGYSGVIVYMPDFIEELKLIMMDNQKLKEMVDTLKNCDLLIFDDIGAENLNPWARDHVLGAILNYRMNRKPTFYTSNYPLDGLEKHLSITSKDGEEVYKGQRLMDRIAPFVEVIPLHGENQRGKARG, encoded by the coding sequence ATGGAGTCAACGGGCGATGTGCTGCGTTCCATGAATAATCCCGCTCTGCGCCAGCGTTCCCGCGATCTGGAGCAGAAGCTGCTGAACGATCCGCTGGTCAAGCAGCTTCAGGCGGAGCATCCCGAGCTGGATGAGTCCCGGCTGCGGCTGCATTTAAGCCGCCTGTACCAGTATGTCGAGGAGGACAAGCATTGCAGGAGCTGTCCCGGCCTGGCGAATTGCCCGAATGACTTCCAGGGGCATTACAGCAAGCTTACGGTGGAGACGGTGAACGGTGTGCCGGATCTGTATGAGCGCAAGACGCCATGCGAGCTGAAGATTGCCCAGGATACCCAGGACAATATCCGCAAACGGATTCGCAGCTTCTATGTGGATGAGCGGGTGCTGAACGGCGGGTATGATGAGATGGATATTATGGGCAAGGACCCCCGGCGGGCCTCGGCCGTGAATAAGATTTTTGACTATATTGCGGCAGTACGGGCAGAAGGGCTTACTTCGCAGGGGATCTATCTGCAGGGCAGCTTCGGGACAGGCAAAACCTTCCTGATGTGCTACCTGCTCCATGAGCTGGCGATCTCGGGATACAGCGGTGTGATTGTGTATATGCCGGACTTCATCGAGGAATTGAAGCTGATCATGATGGATAACCAAAAGCTCAAAGAGATGGTCGATACGCTGAAGAACTGCGATTTGCTGATCTTTGACGACATTGGTGCGGAGAACCTGAATCCCTGGGCCCGTGACCATGTGCTGGGAGCGATTCTGAACTACCGGATGAACCGCAAGCCGACCTTCTACACCTCGAATTATCCGCTGGACGGGCTGGAGAAGCATCTCAGCATCACCAGCAAGGACGGCGAAGAGGTCTACAAGGGCCAGCGGCTGATGGACCGGATTGCCCCGTTCGTGGAGGTTATTCCTCTGCATGGGGAGAACCAGCGCGGGAAGGCCAGAGGGTAA
- a CDS encoding helicase DnaB translates to MRMSNLHHFTEHHRYCVSREFGLSHVDERMLSSVYQPMVGAFAISLYRLLSGHIPAESIGYSGVEQQRRLFMTLGVEPNEKGRKYLVDQASRLEAVGLLQTSRIYAPENDDYMYEYELMPPLSPADFFATQHLTLLLRDKIGKFAVLSLREQFWSREPEEWSSRSVGKENISLPFYDIFELNTHVIDYELEQALAEVASVRQPGIVPAAEPGIDYSDIILRFPRESVNRAHVEKLRYDHNQMGVINYVARKYELGPQDVCRLLDEDDVFTADGEVILDTLQYKASQHYRQDLKRQEKREIAAAKVVSLRAAAEGNDLSAAPVEQAVEMEYYVEVPPQFLSKCDIHQYNMMLRNEPYTRLLQTFFPGAVPGQLMDIFEKIDLNYKLNGEVINVLIHYLMTMVASGGEQRMNRNFVEAIASNMLVKQVNTYEKAVRYIRDQSKVKGKGAAPASSGTGSAGNRQRSYSKNGGRSGKPEIPIVLDDGSAGTVSEEEFAAMMKKAAEIKASKKKGALRTP, encoded by the coding sequence ATGCGTATGAGCAACCTGCATCATTTCACTGAACATCATCGGTACTGCGTATCCCGCGAATTCGGTCTAAGCCATGTGGATGAACGTATGCTAAGCTCGGTCTATCAGCCGATGGTGGGCGCGTTCGCCATCAGTCTGTACCGGCTGCTGTCCGGGCATATCCCGGCGGAATCCATCGGTTACTCCGGTGTGGAGCAGCAGCGCCGGCTCTTCATGACCCTGGGCGTGGAGCCTAACGAGAAGGGGCGCAAATATTTAGTTGACCAGGCCTCCAGGCTGGAAGCGGTCGGTCTGCTCCAGACCAGCCGGATCTATGCCCCGGAGAACGATGATTATATGTATGAGTATGAGCTGATGCCGCCGCTGTCGCCGGCTGATTTTTTTGCCACCCAGCATTTGACCCTGCTGCTCCGCGATAAGATCGGCAAGTTCGCCGTATTGTCGCTGCGCGAGCAGTTCTGGAGCCGGGAACCGGAGGAATGGAGCAGCCGTTCCGTCGGCAAAGAGAATATCTCATTGCCCTTTTATGATATTTTTGAGCTCAATACCCATGTGATCGACTATGAGCTGGAGCAGGCGCTGGCCGAGGTGGCCTCGGTGCGCCAGCCGGGCATAGTTCCGGCCGCTGAGCCGGGGATCGATTACAGCGATATTATTCTGCGCTTCCCGCGTGAATCGGTGAACCGGGCCCATGTGGAGAAGCTGCGTTATGACCATAACCAGATGGGCGTCATCAATTATGTGGCCCGCAAGTACGAGCTGGGGCCCCAGGATGTCTGCCGCCTGCTGGATGAGGACGATGTCTTCACCGCGGACGGGGAGGTTATTCTGGATACGCTCCAGTATAAGGCGAGCCAGCATTACCGCCAGGATCTGAAGCGCCAGGAGAAGCGGGAGATCGCCGCGGCCAAGGTGGTCTCGCTGCGCGCTGCCGCTGAAGGCAATGATCTCTCTGCCGCACCGGTGGAGCAGGCGGTCGAAATGGAATATTATGTCGAGGTGCCGCCGCAATTCCTGTCCAAATGCGACATTCACCAATATAATATGATGCTGCGCAATGAGCCTTATACCCGGCTGCTGCAGACGTTCTTCCCCGGGGCGGTTCCGGGCCAGCTGATGGATATCTTCGAGAAGATCGATTTGAATTACAAGCTGAACGGTGAAGTGATCAATGTGCTGATCCATTATCTGATGACGATGGTGGCTTCCGGCGGCGAGCAGCGGATGAACCGCAACTTCGTGGAGGCGATCGCCTCCAATATGCTGGTCAAGCAGGTGAACACTTACGAGAAGGCTGTGCGTTACATCCGTGACCAGTCCAAGGTGAAGGGCAAGGGAGCGGCTCCGGCATCCTCCGGTACAGGATCAGCAGGGAACCGCCAGCGTTCGTATAGCAAGAACGGCGGGCGCTCCGGCAAGCCGGAGATCCCGATTGTTCTCGATGACGGCAGCGCCGGAACGGTATCGGAGGAGGAGTTCGCGGCGATGATGAAGAAAGCGGCCGAGATTAAGGCCAGTAAGAAGAAGGGTGCTCTGCGGACGCCCTGA
- a CDS encoding YuiB family protein — translation MGFIPVFVLAVLFFVMMFGIGFILNMLMKTTWFPAYLFVLVILPVVVYSIWDRSAMSLWEHLSTFHIVDYLTGVAGLAGAVLSGWTIQKLRLGGYKMF, via the coding sequence ATGGGATTCATTCCGGTATTTGTGCTGGCCGTATTATTCTTTGTCATGATGTTCGGCATTGGCTTCATCCTGAATATGCTAATGAAGACTACCTGGTTTCCCGCCTACCTGTTCGTGCTTGTCATTCTGCCCGTAGTGGTCTACTCCATCTGGGACCGCAGCGCAATGTCCCTGTGGGAGCATCTCTCGACCTTCCACATCGTTGATTATCTGACCGGCGTGGCAGGTCTGGCCGGAGCGGTGCTGAGCGGCTGGACCATTCAGAAGCTGCGGCTTGGCGGATATAAGATGTTCTGA
- the hemQ gene encoding hydrogen peroxide-dependent heme synthase, protein MNEAALTLEGWYALHDFRSLDWTAWTEADDEERAVALEELHAFMQEWGPVEEAKEGSTAVYSIVGQKADFVMMFLRESLEALNALETAFNKIAFAQYTKKAYSYVSIVELSNYAAGGSGGDGSDPMLNPHVAARLKPVLPQSKHICFYPMNKKRELADNWYMLDMEKRRELMYSHGLIGRSYTGKVKQIITGSVGFDDWEWGVTLFAEDALQFKKLVYEMRFDEVSARYGEFGPFYVGNLLTEESFEEMLKL, encoded by the coding sequence TTGAACGAAGCCGCTTTGACCCTGGAGGGCTGGTACGCCCTGCATGACTTCCGCTCGCTGGACTGGACAGCCTGGACCGAGGCCGATGACGAGGAACGCGCCGTTGCCCTGGAAGAGCTTCATGCGTTCATGCAGGAGTGGGGACCTGTGGAGGAAGCGAAGGAAGGCAGCACGGCTGTCTATTCCATCGTCGGCCAGAAGGCTGATTTCGTAATGATGTTTCTGCGGGAGAGCCTGGAGGCGCTGAATGCGCTGGAGACTGCTTTTAATAAGATTGCCTTTGCCCAATATACCAAGAAAGCCTATTCCTATGTCAGTATTGTGGAGCTCAGCAACTATGCTGCCGGAGGCAGCGGCGGAGACGGCAGCGATCCGATGCTGAACCCGCATGTGGCTGCCCGGCTGAAGCCCGTGCTGCCGCAGTCGAAGCACATCTGCTTCTACCCGATGAACAAGAAGCGCGAGCTTGCCGACAACTGGTACATGCTCGACATGGAGAAGCGCCGCGAGCTGATGTACTCCCATGGCCTGATCGGCCGCAGCTACACCGGCAAGGTGAAGCAGATCATCACCGGCTCCGTCGGCTTCGATGACTGGGAATGGGGCGTGACCCTGTTCGCCGAGGATGCGCTGCAGTTCAAGAAGCTCGTCTATGAGATGCGCTTCGATGAAGTCAGCGCCCGCTACGGCGAGTTCGGCCCCTTCTACGTCGGCAACCTGCTGACCGAGGAATCGTTCGAGGAGATGCTGAAGCTGTAA